GAATACCCATGATCAAACAGAGAATAATCAATTTTAGTAAAAACAAAAGAGCTTAATACAATGAAAATAGCAGTCACTTCGGCAAATGGGAAATTGGGTACTTCAATAGTGAATCACCTAATTAAGCTCGTAGGAAAAGAAAATGTCATAGGAATAGCACGTACGCCAGAAAAAGCAAAACACTTAGGTATTGAAATAAGAAAAGGAGATTATAATAATCGTGAAGATTTAGAAACCGCACTACAAGGAATAGACACCGTAATGCTTCTTTCTGGAATGGATGAACCACAAAAGCGAATTCAACAGCATAGAAATGTTATTGACGCCGCGGTAAGCAATGGTGTAAAAAAAGTAGTTTACACCAGCATCGTTGGGGACGAAGAAAATACAGCTTTTAGTCCAGTAGTGCAATCAAATAGGCAGACAGAAAAAGACATTCAAAACTCTGGTCTTCAATTCGTAATTGGAAGAAACGGGATTTACATTGAACCTGATTTAGAATACATTGATACCTATGTAAAAGAGG
This portion of the Spirosomataceae bacterium TFI 002 genome encodes:
- a CDS encoding NAD(P)H dehydrogenase (quinone); amino-acid sequence: MKIAVTSANGKLGTSIVNHLIKLVGKENVIGIARTPEKAKHLGIEIRKGDYNNREDLETALQGIDTVMLLSGMDEPQKRIQQHRNVIDAAVSNGVKKVVYTSIVGDEENTAFSPVVQSNRQTEKDIQNSGLQFVIGRNGIYIEPDLEYIDTYVKEGEIRNCAGEGKCTYTSRDELGYAYAKMLTESTHNGFTYNLVGEGITQSQLTTFINQVFGTQLTFNAVSVEDYLAERKAELGEFIGTVIAGIYEGIKNGANDVPSDFEKAAGRPHLSPLAMMESFKKSNPQL